In a single window of the Pyrococcus sp. NA2 genome:
- a CDS encoding 30S ribosomal protein S4e — translation MARKGPKRHLKRLAAPPSWYIERKAYKWAVRPRPGPHNMRTSIPLLYIVRDYLGYAKTAREARKILNEGKFLVDGRVRKDYKFPVGIMDVVSIPETGEHYRVLPNRIGKLILHPISEEEANIKPLRIRNKRMVKGAKVQLNFHDGTNHLVPFSEKDNYFTSYTVLMKVPEREILEVLPFEKGAYVFVTQGKNVARKGRIVEIKKFPMGWPDVVTIEDEEGELFDTLKEYAFVVGRDKPKISLP, via the coding sequence ATGGCGAGAAAGGGTCCGAAGAGGCATCTTAAGAGGCTTGCCGCTCCTCCATCCTGGTACATTGAGAGAAAGGCCTATAAGTGGGCTGTAAGGCCAAGGCCGGGCCCACACAACATGAGAACTTCAATTCCACTCCTCTACATAGTCAGGGATTATCTTGGCTATGCTAAGACGGCCAGAGAAGCAAGGAAGATACTCAACGAGGGCAAGTTCTTAGTTGATGGAAGGGTTAGGAAGGACTACAAATTCCCAGTTGGAATAATGGACGTTGTTTCCATTCCAGAGACAGGTGAACACTACAGGGTTCTTCCAAATAGGATTGGAAAGTTAATACTTCATCCAATAAGTGAGGAGGAAGCAAACATAAAGCCACTGAGAATTAGGAACAAGAGAATGGTTAAGGGAGCAAAGGTTCAGCTCAACTTCCACGATGGAACGAATCACTTAGTCCCATTCAGTGAGAAGGACAATTACTTCACATCTTACACAGTCCTCATGAAGGTGCCAGAGAGGGAAATCCTAGAGGTTCTACCATTCGAGAAGGGAGCCTATGTCTTCGTTACTCAGGGTAAGAACGTTGCAAGAAAAGGAAGGATCGTTGAGATTAAGAAGTTCCCAATGGGTTGGCCAGATGTTGTGACGATTGAGGATGAGGAAGGTGAACTGTTCGATACCTTAAAGGAATATGCATTCGTTGTTGGCAGGGACAAGCCGAAGATATCCCTACCATGA